The Setaria viridis chromosome 9, Setaria_viridis_v4.0, whole genome shotgun sequence sequence TATTTATTAATGGTTGTGCATGGGCTTAGCTCTATCTAGACATATGCAATGAGTAGAACCTACTTAACATGTCAACTCTTGGTATTAGCTCAACTTATTTAGTAAAAGTATGGATGCTAGAAATCTCGATGTAATTGCTTAGTCATGATTAGTTGCCGGTAGAAGTCGAGAGGTGGCAAGGTCACCACcactcgcgagttataagaTGCTTGATTAATATATTTGAGTAGCTATGAATGGATTAAAATTGAGCACTATAAATGATGATTCGGACTTGAGCAAGAGTGGAAGGGTCATGTTGAGATTGGAGCTCACTTGACTTAGACTTGTTTGAGTTGGTTAAGGACCTACCTTTGTAGCTGGACTCTTGAGCACTATTCCGTACAAACCACATACTTAATATGGGAATAGTAAGCCAAGTAGCATAAGTTGCACCTTGCCTTGACTGGATTCGGCGCGGGATGGGATGAGGTGTGATCGACCATGTCTGATGCATCTATACATTTTCAGCCGTTCATTCATAGTCGGGTGTGGGTATGTGAACAGTTGGGCGCATGAATCAACACTTATCCTAGGCTAAGGGTATGGTCATTGATCTTGCATCTCATGTGGGAAAAGTTGTACACCCCTGCAGGGTACTAATTTATTGCGATAGCCTTACTCTAGGTCACGGAGCACGATCCTGAGTTTTGAATTTCAAAGTAGAGTTactgttgacggcagttagcatgccagtttgaactgcaagcgcacagatcagttatagcttttcccttagtgtattcccccaaggtttatcaatccgtgaaaACAAGGTCACAGGATCTAGACTAACTAAGCATCAGAAAACATGATTCAGGTTGCAATATGATTGTGAATACGGATGAATATAGATATAAAGCATGAGCAGATATGAATaagaggtaactcatctagagcaaaACCTAaattatgcatatgttgtagttctagctagatggcaagcaaacacatggttctcattcaaagcatctttaaaccaccacctccggtctgactcccgaaaacccccaccttacacagcATTAGATCATGTCACGATCCTGCCTATCAGCACAACCAGtctaagggcatgaacataaagcacatgtcTAGCTGTTATGATAGATTAGGtatgcaaatctagtcaccatgactacaagaacaTCCTATGCAATCTACAAGCTTTATAGATTGGAATAAGCAAACTCATAACAGGAGAAATCATAAAAGGAGACATATAGGTCGCTATTGAACTGGAACCAAACTATTACTTCAtcatgaatgattgttcatcacaagatctccaccgAGGCCATACCCGTGACTTGTGAACCCTAACTCCAGAACTTCGGCGTGGATCTTCcttgcagggtgatcacgccgggCAGAGCCTAGCCTAAACTAGCCTCCGGACAACTGCACGACCCTCAGCTCTCTGTAGATGGTTGTCCCTCAAGTTTCTCGGCTCCTTCTACTTCGAATCTTCAATCCCCTCTCGGTGCTCAATGAAATATTGGGGTATTTATATTCTGGAGGACCTATGGTTTAAATTGGAAGGCAAATGGGCGAAGCAAAGgggtaggccgatcggcctaggggggtccaggccaatcggcctggctcTGCCTTTTACCCTCTCGCGTCCAGCTTCGTCACCAAGTCTTCTCTAATGTTCTgaaaacttatttttacttgtGTGCGGGCCTAGCACATCGATAGCCTCGGGATAAGGTTGGAtcttgataactttccaaagcGCTGCTTGTTTCCATCCTTGATCCTGAAGTGAACTTGTCATATCTTatgaaacttagcccctaagtattCTTGGAGAAGTCCTCACCGAAGATGAGCATGAATGGGCCCCAGGGGACCCTAGGTCGATCGACGTAGGTCCATTTTGGAGCCTctggccttcatctttctctAGGTTGTTGCTTGTCCTAAGCCTCATCCAATAGTGCTCCAATTAAATCCTATTTCCTAcaaaatagaatgtcctccaaaatacaatgcatatgcgaaaatagcctgattattgagtatgatcaatagttatgatatcatttgtatgccaatattgaagataaaaggggtaaaagtgtgtaaatatTGAGTGTCAATAGTTACCGAACGGGGTTCATGGAAGATTGAGCTCATGACATATGATCACTTCACTTATGCAATTGTACTGATGCTTGATGTAGAATTATAGATGCTATGTCTTTTGCTTATTCACTTAACAAAGCATGCTCGCATTTTATAGTTTAATGATAAAACTTGACAAGCCTCATGCATCCACCAAATATATAGTATTATAGATAAGCCCTGCAAGTACGCAATGTACTTACGGTTGTTTTGCAGATTTTCTTGTTGTGAGCGATGGTCACATTCATCCCGCTGGAGCCGGCAAAGTGGATGGATGGTAGAGGCTGCTCTAAGCTTGTGCAGGTGGTGTCTTATGGGCAAAGATATCATTATTGCACCTTATTACTTTATATCTCCCTGCTGAGTTTTTAACTCTCAATCTAAGGAAAACATGATAAGATAGCCACCTAGACCTAAGCTTTTGTTAAGAACCTCAGTTTAATCGGTGAAACTCTCAAGTTCTAGTTGCTTATATATTGTAAGTATAATTTATAAATTTTTATAAATGATCAAGACTtgtaaacaagaattaaaaatTTTCTCTCGTATGTTTGTTGTTCATGTGCAATACTCGAGGAGCGTACCGGGGACTATCGGGATTATTTCGATTAAATCGGATCGATCAATGGATGATAACTCGATTTAGTTGAGATAATTGGGATGGTTCCTTACAGTTATACCTAAAGGTGAATCACGTAACGCAACGTCAACACCAAAATTCTAATGCCCGCAAGGGCCAAAATTCGAATGCTCACAAGAAGGATCAAAACAGCCGAATCTTGTTTAACTTATCCGTTAATTAACTAATAGAATGCATATGGCGTATACTTTAGtacaatttaaaaaaaaatttgcaaaGATTTAATTTAAGAACTTAGGTGACTGGAAGATGTTATCCAACAATTTAACTCTCTTTTTGCAAATACAATCTAACTCTATTGTCCACGTAAACCTCGTGAAAATGGTGAGTATACATTGAACCGTGTTTGTAAGTTGCCTAGAAAGCAAGCAAACaactactccttccgttccaaattacaggtcATTCCCATTTTTTTGAGAGTCAAATcatttatatttgatcaaaattatagagaggatcacaaaaatATAAGgtaatagatatactatgaaaatatatttaataaaaaaattaataatacttatttggtatccaGTAGCGGggctttgggggtgtttgggagaagggggctaaattttagcccccgtcacatcgaatgtttggacactaattaggagtattaaacttagactaattacaaaactaattacacaacccctaggctaaatcgtgagacgaatctattaagcctaattagtccatgatttgacaatgtggtgctacagtaaccattcactaatgatggattaattatgcttaatagattcgtctcgcgatttagcctaaggattctgcaattagttttgtaattagcttatatttaatcctcctaactagtatccgaacatccgatgtgacagggctaaagtttagcaccctcctcccaaacaccccctttgtGCACGGCGaggccaggccaggccaggccGCAGGGCCACCGTCCGTCCGGCCGGACTGCCGCGGTGAGGTCGATCGGTGGGCCAGCCGCCAGATAGCTGTAGCTTGCCAGTGGTTGAGCGCGTACGTATGGAGTGACCGCGTCGCCGTCGACCTTTTAAATGCCCACCTCGCTGgccggccgcccggccgcccaCTGCCCATACACGATCGGGATATACCATACGTGTTTATACACAGTAGCACGCACACCAGTAGTCAGTAGACCACCAAGTCAAATCATGCAGTCCTCACGCTCACGGCGCAGCTAGGATCTGCAGTTCACCAGTCCCTGCCATTCAATTTGATGCCACAACCCCAGCTGTTGTTTGAGTGCATGCACGACGACGTACAGACGAGCGTTAGGGAGGTCGCATGACACGTCCACGTCAGCTAGCTACGACCTATCTGTATGTTAATATATCAATGGTAATTCGTTCTACTTGCACTCAATGATTGGTTCACCACGTGACGTATTCTTCCGTCCTACAAAGAACTTTTCAGAACGCACTGCGACAAAAACGGTTTTCAGAGGCGGTTGAAACAGCATTTTCAGGTGTAGGCGCGCTACCCGCTCCTAACTTTCACAGCTACAAATAGCTATTTGCAGGAGTGGGTAACAGCAAACCATTTCCAGGGGCAGGTGATAGGTggcccgcccctggaaatgcCATTTGCAGGGGGTGGATCATCCCATCACCCGTCCCACGTAAtcgattaaaaaaataaaaaaagagttgCCAGCAGCCCCCAGGTGGAGccacgcaccgccgccgcgttcgCTGGAGGCCGCCCAGCCGTGCCCTGGCCCCGCGCCCCCGCCAGCCAGCCAGGGAGCCACATGCCGCCGATTAGCCGCACCCCCACCGAGGAGCCATGCGTCGCCTCCGGCCATGGAGGCCACCCCCAGCCCCGTGCGCCGTGCGCCGCCTCTGACCGGGGAGGTCGGGGAgaccgggccgccgccgccgtgcctcgGTTGCAACacgagagaggggggagggggtggaGCAGACGATGGTGGCAGTGGGACcgggaggagataaggttgaGAGGGAAGGTGTGAGCTAATAGAAATGCTTAGTTTGGAAGTTGTGgattgatgatgtggctggagatgTGTTTCTTTGTGAATTTATAACATATTTTTGGACCACTAAcgattttaataaaaaaaagttgtcaactacaaagttttacaattttgatataaagtttgtattcatccgagatcGTATACAAAAGTTTGTATTCTTTAAAATTAATCCTTCTCATCTTTAACATCAAATGTATATTTGTGAACActaaatgatctcaaatgaaaaacttgtaaactacaaaattttagatctcGTTAAGCACTACCACTTTGATATAGATCTTGTATGCATCCGAGGTCAtttgaaaaattttaaaattcaagattttaAAATTAGAGAGCTTAGAATGACCTTTTGAATTATTAAACGATGTCAAATGAagaagttgtcaactacaaggTTTTATGTTtcgtcgagctctacaattttgatataaagtttgtattcatccgagatgacataaaaaaatttatattcaaaaaatacatctATCAAACTCATTCACATGTACTCACACATATACTTATACATTAACATATACTCACGCATATactcatttatttatatatactcATATCCATTTAGACCTTATTGAGtgctacaactttcatatagagctctacaattttgatgtAGATCTTCTCTATAGCcgaagtcatttgaaaattcaaaaattttagatttcaaaactagagaacttataatgatattttgaatTACTAAATAATCTTAAATTAAAAACTTGTCAACTTAAAAATTTTAGATCTCATCGAGCTCTACAAGTTTGATGTAGAGCTTATGTATAGCCGAAGTCATTTGAAACttcaaaagttttaaatttcaAAGCTAGAGAACTTAGAATGACATGTTGGAGTcataaacaatctcaaatcaAAAAAGttttcaactacaaagttttaggcTTCATCGAGctatacaattttgatataaaatttgTCTTTATTCGAGgtcatatgaaaaagttatgaatttatttcCACGAAaccatttctaggggcgggCCATGTCATCACCCACCCTTAGGAATCATTTTCGGGAGCAGGTGATGCCATCACCCGCTCCTAAATGGTTCCCATTTTGAGAGACAGGTGATGGGGTGACCCATCTCTGAAAATGGTGGTTTCTAGGGTCACCCCATCGCCTGCCTCTGGAAATAGCCCCTATTTCTATGGGCGGGTCGTCCCGTGATCCACTCCTGCAAATGCTTTTTCAGGGATGGGTCAGTTGCTACAATAATCCTGCTTCTTTTGTAAGTGCGGGTGGTAATTTCACCCGCtcctagaaaaaaataaaacactcctACAAATCGTTTTTGTAGTAGTGGGAGCGAGCAGTAACCATGAGAAACACGCTACCCCAACTCACACGTTGGACGTCGCCTCCACCACACATCCACAATAGGTAATTCCACACCCCATCACTCTGTGGCTCCTTACCATTTGCGCGCTCCTTACCCTTGATTCCGCTACCATCACCTATTTGCCCCTCTATCCAAATGTCGGAGGTGGATACCACACTCGGGCATCTCTCTCTGGTCACATCAAGGTGGTTGCCACAGGAGTGAAGCCATTGAGGAGAATATTAAAATGATAGATTCAGAGAAGGCGCCAATCATCAACAATCAGCATGCTCCGTTGTGCTACTTGTGgttggctgcagctgcagctgcaagtAGCACAACCGAGCAGAATGTTTATACCTCCACCATCAATCCCGGTGCTACTGGCACACAGTAGAGGAGACCAACATGGATCTAGACTTGTCGTGGTTCACTTTTCCGCATAGCCTCTCACGATGGGAGTTCACATTGTTTTATCATGACAAGTCTAGATCCATCCACCTCTTATGTTGATAAACCTTATGTTTTACCACCTCTTATGTTGGTCTCCATCCACCATCCACCTCTTATGTTTATCACGAGTTCACGACGAACTCACTGTGCACCGGCTGGTTGGTTGTCCACTGGCCGGTGATCAACAAGATACAGGAGATGACATCGGATAGAGATGATCCACCCAGAGGCTCCTCCTGTATGCATGTTATGCTGTTGTCCGTTGCCAAGCTGCCTGCTAGCTCATCAGGCCATAAATGTTGGAAAGCAATAGTCAAACCGACATCCACCTCCTCGCTTTTCTCCCAGCTGCCTGCCTACTCCatcactattcactcactatagTTGGTTGCAATGAGCTAGTGTCCCATGCTTTCCTTGCTCTCTTCTCTCCCTTCATCAGCTACTTCAACTGCATCCTCTCCTCAGCTACATAATGCTTCTAGATGCTGCGCGCGCCAGTCTGCCTGCTTTGCATGAGCTTAATAATCATTTTATAAAAAGCTTGTATTGATTCGGAAAAAAAAGATTGTCTTGGGATTACCGCAAGTCCGCAACGATCCCGGACCAACCGAACGCCCTAAACGGGCCGACAAGAGATTTAAACTCCGTCCGGCCCAGGCCCAACTACTAACTCTTTGTGGAGATGACAGCAACTAAAATTGAGCTGCAACGCAAGCCCAGACCAACAAGCCAAGCAGCTCTcacagctgcagcctgcacaGCCATGGCGACGaccaccgccgcgccgggcctcgccgtcgccgcaacCGATCCCGTCcgctccttcctctcctccaccgccgcctcgggAGACCTCGACGCCGACCTCCGGGAGCTCGCGTCCGCGCTCTCCTCGGAGCCCGACGTCCCCTACCGCTCCCTCCGCGCCATCTGGTGCGCCGCCTCGCCAGacgcccgcccgcccctccgaagcctcctccgcggcgccgAATTCGTTCTTCCCAGCCCCAAGCCTCGCGAGAAGGTCCTCTCTCGGTCTCTCAATCCTTCATGATGATTTCTGGTTCTGATTCGGCTAGGTTTGCCACGCGTTTGGGTTGCAGAGCGATGAGCTCAAGGCTAGGCTGGAGAAGCTCCGGGAGATGCAGGAGAGGAAGGAGTACGCCGAGCTCGTCAGGGACGTCGCGCCGCCCAGCAGGGACGACAGCCCCGAGCCCTTCTCATCCTACAAGGATCAGATCGGATTCGGTACCTGCCAACTGTCCTATTTTCACATGAACATTTGGTTATCTATAATGCAATTAGCTAAGGCTGAACTGCTGTAGTTTGTTAACCCaatgttcttttattttctgtttATCGTTGGTCATTGTGGGAACTGTCATTCCTTTATCTCACTAATGGTATCCCGGTATGGCCATTGTGGAAAAATGGACATTTAAAGTTTAAACAAGTGCAGGTGAAACTTGTAATCAAGTTTTCAAGAAAAATTAATACACTAGTGGTAAACAAAAGCCTACATCATCTGAGAACAACTATGCATGTCAATTGTAGTGAAATCATACAAATGCGTTCTTGATTAAAATGTACTACTAGTCTACTATGCAAACCCATACTGATGGATATAGTTGGCCACTTCAAATTAGTTATTTCACCTAAAAATCATAGTTTGCTTTGCATTTCTAGAATTAGTCTTGATAGAGCCATAGGCATCAACCACTTTTCACTAAAAGTAACAATTTTGTTCTACTTACAATATTTTGAAGCACAATGATATTTAATTGTTCCTTTGTTTGGCTATAGCAACCCAGTGCATCATGAATGATAAATTCGTATGCCCTAAAATTGAGCCAAACTTATTGTTTCTGTGTGCAAATTCATTgtcaatatatttttttcaatcagTGCGCTTGTCCTTGTAGTATGCCGTACAGTCTACTTTGAGCTTCGGCTAGGAAATTTTTGTATGGTTTTCAATGTTTGATGTAACATCTCTTCTTTTTTCAGGTCTGCATGTTGTTGTTATAATGTTTACAGGTTATTTGGTTGGATTTGCCATGTTCAAAGCTCTGTTCAACAATAGCCCTGTACTGGTAAGTCCATAAGAACACTGTATCTGGTACCAAGTCATAATCCTACAGTGTGCCTCTTGTTTTGTGAACCCTGATGCTATCTGTAGACTGTAGGGCTGTGGAAAATGTGGTTATGGATTTGTATTTCTCACTGTTATTTGGATGAAAGATTTGTATTTCTTACTTACCACAACTCAATTGACTGGGGAGGTTGCCTTGTACATTGGATTGGAAAGGCCAAATTCATCTGGAGCTGCAAATGTGTCTGCCTTATCCTGTGCTAGGATCATACCTCACACAGTGAACCTTGCTATGGTTTTTCAGAATGCTGCTGGAGGTATCTTAGGAGTAGTCGGTGGCATGCTGGTGGAGACCGTCCTTTTCATCATCAGATCATCAAGTAAAGAGTTGGCGTCCTCTGTTCCAAAATCAAAGAAAGTTCAGTAGGCACTTGAAGTGCCCTGGTTAGTTGGTGGGGGAATGGTGATAGGCCTTACCTTCTGAAGCTTATGGAGCATTTGTTTGAGTTCAAAAGATGCAAGTTCTGGAATAGATGCAGTTGACATCCCGTTTGAGTTTGTATAAGAAGGAATAGGACAGAGGGATGCAATTTAGTGATCTAGTAGTTTGTACCTCGCCCAGTGACTGGCGCGCTAATCATTGAAGAGCATGCTCCTATGTTGCATCTGCATATATGTAAATGTAAAAACTACATACAGGAGTCTGGTATGTTTGATTATATGATTGAAGAGTATATTGGATCATTATTTTTTAGTTACACACAAGAACTTATTTTTGGGTATGAGATTTAGTATTATGGATCTTCATCACATTACCAACTCCTAAGATTGCTATCGGTTTTTTATCATCATATTATCTTTTTGAGTGGCTTATGATCCAAAATTTTGCCCTAGCTTGATTCCATCATGTCAAGCACATTCAAATCCTCATTCCTGATATCTGGCCTTTTTTCATatttgattttgaatttttgaaatttgCCCTTAGTTTGACCATTTTCAAATCAAGTTGACCAAGTCCCAAATGATCTCATCACATGTTCATAATCTCCATTAGTTGTCCAAGATTGCTTATTAGATCATTCCAAACACAGGGTATTACAGGGAAATACTCAAACCTTCCATTTTCGTTCCTTGTTTTCTGTGATTCTAACTTTCTATGTAAGAACCTTCCGTTCATCCTTGATTTTGCATCTGCAGCCAACGGATCAATCACAAGTTCATAACCATGCAGTAGTGCTCATATTCCCTCTGGTTTTGAACCAAAGCAGGTCAGTTAGAATAATGGCAATCATGCAACCGTTTGAAGTTCGAACTTTTCACCAGATCCCGACTCACCCAATGCAAGTTTATGTCTAGATCTGCTCTTTCAGGAACCAGTGGGCatagtgttttttcttttgataaatAATGGACATAAAGGTTGTACAATCAAAACAATTGGTCGATAAAAACAGTGGCCTTTGCAATGTTGTTCTGAAAACTTCGTAGTACATCAATCGCATTACTAATTTCAGTTTTCcacctctcaaaaaaaattcagtTTTCCAAATGTAAAAGGAACAAGTTCATATTTCGCTCCTCGACTCGACTCTCCAGTTTGTCTAATTTTGACCTTTTTAACTTCAATACCGTTTAGTTTGGGTGCTAACTTCAGTTTTCCACCTATAAAAAAATACTTCAGTTTTCCAAATGTAAAAGAACAAGGTCATATTTCTCTCCTCGACTCTCCAGTTTGTCTAATTTTGACCTTTTAACTTCAATACCATTTAGTTTGCGTGCTTAACTTTCAATTTCTACCTAATTTTGTCCCAGTGTGGTTTAGGGTTGACATGGcagcatttttttaatttaaataAAGTAAAAAATGACGCGGGGAAATATTCAAACACCtccaaaaatttagaaaaatagtaTGGAGATATTTTGGGACATGGGAATCCCAACATAGTAACTAGATGTCGTGAAACAAACAAGCTTAGGAAACAAATTTCAATTGAAATGCCTCAATGAATCTTTTATTTGAAGCTTCCAAATCTTGTTCCATAAGCTCTTTGCAGGAattttttcctgaaattttgGAGATGTTTTATTATTTTCCCTTGTCTAAATTAAAATGAGGGATGGATCCAGCTTTGGGGCTGAAACCCCCTACCCTCATGCAGTCCATTGACGGGATAGCTATCTGTCGCAGGGGTCGTTAGATAGAATCCCCTTTGATCGCACAGCCCATGAAGCTCAGCATCGGCTGACCATACAATGCACCACCACACGTGCACATGTAAAAAGTAGGATGTCGATTCTGTTGCTTGCTGCGTGTCACACACTCACATTCACAAACCGTCAGCGGGAGCGGGTGCATTTATTAATATTTGGTTTTGTCTTTTCAATACGAtacttttatttatattttttcatttttatttttatatatttatatacttATTAGTTAACATGTATATATTTTTCATTCACGACATGATTATATTTGTCCTCATAACTTTTTTATATacatttgtttctttcttttgttttattatttttcccattttatttcttttttattttcagttTTTATACTAATaagtatataaatataattttttctagGTATTACTTGTTTTGTGAGTTCGTGTAATAATTTTTTCAGCGCATACAATtgttttttctataatttaagATAATTTTTTTGAAGTTTTTCAATCTTTTTTGTCTCCTgaatttttataatttatacTATGATTGCATTTTTTCTAcaagtttgtataatttgtttgaTGTGTATAGTTGTTTTGTTCCATGacttcatataatttgttcggcAATGTGTGCGTATTTGTTCGTGATATTTAGTTTTTATTATTTGTTCTGTACAATAAATTGTTTGCAATTTCAATTATTTTTGTTCAGAGtgtatttttattattttcatcaTGTTTAATCATTTGTTTCAGACGTTCAATTATTTATTTGTGGAAAATAATTATTTCTTCGGGAAGTTTAATTATCTTGTTGTAAGCAATCCATTGGTGTAATcgaaatttaatttggatataCGATTTAAAATctatagattttttttcaaaattactTTGCATGTGTATGATGTCAACAATTTTTTTCCTCGCTTGTGTGCTGCAGAATCTGAGTAGTTTTTTCCTGCTAAAGCTGGACCTTGTGGGCCAAATCTTCAGGCTTGTGTGCTGCAGAATCTGAGTAGTTTTCTCCTGCTAAAGCTGGACCTTGTGGGCCAAATCTTCAGGCGACAGGTGGTGAATTTGTCGCTTTCGGAAGGTGGCGAATTTGTCGCTTTCGGTGATAACTAGCCGCACCCGTCCATTGAGCCCCCAACAATTTTCAACCATGGATGaataggaagaagaagaagaaaaggagaggaggaaggaagaagaagagtaaAATGATCCACCCTCTCCTAAAATCCTAGATCCACCCGGTATTCACTTTGACTGGAATTGAAGATGGTGTTAGAGTTGAGGGTCAAAAGTAGTCAAACTAGTTAGATGACGTCAACTATGAACTATCCCTGAACCTATATTTACCAAATATGAGGAAGTAAAACCTGTTCGTGCAGGAGTACAATAATATATACACAGATTACAAGAATAGACACCGCATATCAAACTTGTTTCGGTGCATGGGGAATCTGCTCCATATGCTATTTTTCTTGCCATGCAACTGGACTCGCCGTTAAAATTAAGCCAATCGCAGTCAGAGGGCAGCAACACCTGTTTGGTTTTCAACTGACAGCCGAGGAAGTAGCGCTCTGAGCCTGACTGCTGGGCCCGACAGGTCTTGAAGAAGGCAGGGGGAGTCCTACAAGGGGATGAATATGAAACATGCCGCTGTTACAATGTCCTGGGCATAAGTGCCACTGTCTGGCTCGTTATGATCGAAATATGTTTCTCTATGTCTCTGTAGATCGCGAGGTTCTCTGAACAGGTAGGGAGCAGCATTGCGGAGAAACGCTGCAGGATGCCTGCTATGTTTGCAGGTGGGTGCCGTGAGTCGGCAAGGCGCTGCATGGTACAGAATCGCACAAGCAATGTTAAGTGAGATGGAAACAATTGTAACTTTTATCTCTCGTTGACAAATTACAACAAATGTGTAAATGTTTTTGAGGACAAGTGCATAAATATTTTACCTTGATTGCAAGAACCGTGGCAGTGCAGTTCATAATCAGGTTTGATGGAAGCTGGGAATCACAAGTAACAGCCCCAAGATCAGGGCTTATACAATTAGTTGCTTGATTAACTGCGCCTGCTCCTTCATCTTGAGAACTGTTACCTCCAGATGTTGCCTGTCAACGCAATTACAAATTATTGAGTGAGACTGCAAGACATTTAATTATGCAGAAGTCAGTAATTGCAGGGCAACCATTGACCAACCTGCATAACTTCATCTACCATCTCCCTAGCTTGTGATTGCATGCTTCGGACGAATGCAGAACAGTACGACTCTAATTGATCGTAATGATCATCATTGTTGTTTGGGAAATCTGTAGATTGTACAATACCATCAGAAGTACTCTCTTTTTGTGTCCTTTCACTGTCTACAGAGTATTCGACCTGCAAGTAAAAACATCAGTAAAGAATTGACTCTGAGATGCCAAGATCAGGAGTATTGCATTTTGCAGAACAGCCAAGGACTGAGCGATATTATGTGTAAATACAAAGTTATTTAGCCTTCATAAGCTTTTTTTGAACCTACGGAAATGAATTTGGACAGAATAGAACCTCAAGCTGTTCATCTGATGTAATGTCCACACTAATAGGCAGTTCAGGTATAGAAACTTCATTAATGGTATGATCT is a genomic window containing:
- the LOC117835388 gene encoding uncharacterized protein, translated to MATTTAAPGLAVAATDPVRSFLSSTAASGDLDADLRELASALSSEPDVPYRSLRAIWCAASPDARPPLRSLLRGAEFVLPSPKPREKSDELKARLEKLREMQERKEYAELVRDVAPPSRDDSPEPFSSYKDQIGFGLHVVVIMFTGYLVGFAMFKALFNNSPVLNAAGGILGVVGGMLVETVLFIIRSSSKELASSVPKSKKVQ